ATGGCCGGTCGAAGCCCGTGACCGTGGAGGTCAAGCGTAAGCGGGCCGTGGAGAAGGGCGCCCTGCCGGGCGTGGCCGACGGCGGCGCCGCCGCGCGTCAGGCCGCCCAGGGCATCCCCGTCCGCGGCGTGCCGGGCCAGCGCCAGCGCGGCGGCGGCGGTGCCGTCCGTCAACTGACCAACCAGGAACGCGAAGCGCGCATCCGCGCTCTGCAGGGGGCGGCCGAAGACAACCGCCGCCGCGCCGAGGAGGAGGCCGAGGCCGCCGTCCTGGCCGCCGAAGCCGCTGCCCGCGCCGCCGAGGAGGCGGCCTCCCAGCCGGCCCAGGCGGTCGAGGAGGAGCCGGAGATTCTCGACGCCGAGACGCTGCGCCAGCGCGAGCTGGCCGAGCTGCGCGGCATCGAGGAGGCGGAGCGCGCCAAGGCCCAGGAGGCCGAGCGCCGCCGCCAGGAAGAGGAAGCCAAGCGCAAGGAGGCCGATGAGGCCAAGCGCAAGGACACCGAACAGACCCGTCCGCAGGGCGCGGGCGCCCGTCCCGCCGCCGGTGGCGCCGGTGCGCGCACCGCGGCCACCACGGAGGCTCCGGCCGCCCGTGGTCCGGGCGCTCCGGCCGCTCCCCGCTTCGGCGAGGAAGAGGACGACCGCCGCGGCAAGCCCGGGAACAAGAAGGCCCCGGCGCCGGCTCCGGTCCGCAAGGCCGCTCCGGGCGCCGATCGCCGCAAGGGCTCCAAGATGACCGTCTCGCAGGCGCTGAGCGACGAGGGTGGTGAGCGCACGCGCTCGCTGGCCGCCGTCCGCCGTGCCCGTGAGCGCGAGCGGCTCCGTCAGATGAGCCGTCAGGAGACGCAGAAAGTGACCCGCGACGTCGTGCTGCCCGAGGTCATCACCGTCCAGGAGCTGGCGAACCGCATGGCGGAACGCGGCGCCGACGTGATCAAGCAGCTCATGCGCATGGGCGTGATGGCCACCATCAACCAGACGATCGACGCCGACACGGCGGAGCTGATCATCGCCGAGTTCGGCCACCGGGTGCGCCGCGTGTCGGAGGCGGACGTCGAGGTCGGTCTGCGCCTCAACGACGATGCGGAAACGGCGCTGGTGCCGCGTCCCCCGGTCGTCACGATCATGGGCCACGTCGACCACGGCAAGACCTCGCTGCTCGACGCCCTGCGCCAGACCGACGTGGTCAGCCGCGAGGCTGGCGGCATCACCCAGCACATCGGCGCCTATCAGGTGCAGCTGGAGTCGGGTGCGAAGATCACCTTCATCGACACGCCGGGCCACGCCGCCTTCACCGAGATGCGCGCCCGCGGCGCCAACGTCACGGACGTGGTGGTGCTGGTCGTCGCCGCGAACGACGGCGTCATGCCGCAGACGATCGAGGCGATCCATCACGCCAAGGCCGCGAAGGTTCCGATCATCGTCGCCATCAACAAGATCGACCTGCCCGACGCCAAGCCGGACCGTGTCCGCCAGGAACTGCTCCAGCACGAGCTGGTCGTGGAAGAGCTGGGCGGCGACATCCAGACCGTGGAAGTGTCGGCCAAGGCCAAGCGCAACCTGGACAAGCTGGAGGAGGCCATCCTCCTGCAGGCGGAAATCCTGGAGCTCAAGGCCAACCCGGAGCGCACCGCCGAGGGCGTCGTGGTCGAGGCCAAGCTGGAGCGCGGCCGCGGTTCGGTCGCCACCGTGCTGGTCCAGCGCGGCACGCTGAAGGTCGGCGACGTGTTCGTCACCGGGTCGGAGTGGGGCCGCGTCCGCGCCCTGGTCAACGACCGCGGCCAGAGCGTCGAGCAGGCCGCCCCGGCCAGCCCGGTCGAGGTGCTCGGTCTCAACGGCACGCCGCTCGCCGGCGACGACTTCACCGTCGTCGAGTCGGAAGCCCGTGCCCGTGAGATCGCCGAGTTCCGCCAGCGCAAGAAGCGCGAAGCCGCCAACGCGGCGTCGGCGCGCGGCTCGCTGCAGGACATGTTCAGCCGCATCCAGGCCGGCGAGGCCAAGGAACTGCCGGTCGTCATCAAGGGCGACGTGCAGGGCTCCATCGAAGCGATCTCCAACGCCCTGGAGAAGCTCACGGCGGAGAACACCGAGGTCAAGGTCCGCGTGCTGCACGCGTCGGTGGGTGCGATCAACGAGTCCGACATCACGCTGGCGAACGCCTCCAACGCGATGGTCATCGGCTTCAACGTCCGCGCCAACCCGCAGGCCCGCGACATGGCCAAGCGCGACGGCGTCGAGATCCGCTACTACTCGATCATCTACAACGTGATCGACGACGTGAAGGCGGCCCTCACCGGCATGCTGTCGCCGACCCTGCGCGAGCGTTTCATCGGCTACGCCGAGATCCGCGAGGTGTTCAACATCACCAAGGTCGGCAAGGTCGCCGGTTGCATGGTCACGCAGGGCACCGTCAAGCGCGGCGCCGGCTGCCGCCTGCTGCGCGACAACGTCGTCATCCACGAGGGCACGCTCAAGACGCTCAAGCGCTTCAAGGACGAGGTCAAGGAAGTGCGCGAGGGTTACGAGTGCGGCATGGCCTTCGAGAACTACGACAACATCCTGGCCGGCGACATCATCGAGGCCTTCGAGATCGAGGAGGTGGCGCGCGAGCTGTAAGCCCGCCGCCGCACCCCGGTTCGTTGACCGGCTGCAGTTGACGTTACAGATGATGACGTTACAGATGACAAGGGCGCCCATGCGCCCTTGTCGCGTTTTCGCGGAGGGGCGGACCCCTCCCGCACCGCATTCGGGATCGACAGCATGAGAAAGAAACACGATCTGGCCGGAAAGCCGCCGTCCCAGCGCCAGCTCCGCATCGGCGAGGAAATCCGCCACGCCCTGGCGGACCTGTTCCGGCGCGGCGACTTCCACGACCCCGAACTGGCGGACCTGAACGTCACGGTGACCGAGGTGCGGATCAGCCCGGACCTGCGCAACGCCACCGCCTTCGTCACCCCGCTGGGCGGCGGCGCGATGGACGAGACGCTGACGGCCCTGCGCCGCGCCGCCCCCTTCCTGCGCGGCCAGGTCGCCCGCGCCATCAACCTGCGCCACGCCCCGACGCTGAGCTTCGAGGCCGACACCTCCTTCGACTATGCCGGGCGCATCGACGATATCCTGCACAGCCCGGCGGTCGCCCGCGACGTCGGCTACCGCTCGCTCGCCGACCGCGTGAACGGCGACGACGACCATGACGACGAGGACGACGGCTGGGACGAGGAGGAGGACGAGAACGCAACGGACGACCTCGACGGCGATGACGACATCGACGACGGGGACGACGACGACGAGGATGAGGGCAACGGCGGCGAGGGCGAGGGGCGCCGTGGCTCGTAAGCGCAAGGGCGAGCCGATCCATGGCTGGATCGTGCTGGACAAGCCGGCGGGGATGACCTCGACGCAGGCGCTGTCCAAGGTGCGGCGCCACCTCAACGCCGAAAAGGCCGGGCACGGCGGCACGCTGGACCCCATCGCCACGGGCATCCTGCCCATCGCGCTGGGCGAAGCGACCAAGACCGTCTCCTACGCCATGGACGGCGAGAAGACCTACCGCTTCACCGTGGCCTGGGGCACCCGCACCACCACCGACGACCGCGAGGGCACGGCGGTGGAGACCTCCGCCGTGCGCCCCGACGCCGAGGCGATCCGCGCCGCTCTGCCCGCCTTCCTGGGCTTCGTCGAGCAGATCCCGCCGCAATACTGCGCGCTCAAGATCAACGGCGAGCGCGCCTACGACATGGCCCGCGAGGGGGAGGTGGTGGACATCGCCCCGCGCACCGTCCGCATCGACCGGCTGGAGCTGATCGAAACCCCGGACGCCGACCATGCGGTGCTGGAGGTGGATTGCGGCAAGGGCACCTATGTCCGCTCCATCGCCCGCGACCTCGCCCAGCGGTTGGGGACGGTGGGCCACATCCGCGATCTGCGACGCCTGCGCGTCGGGTCCTTCACGCTGGACGGGGCGATTTCCCTGGACGATCTGACGGCGATGGAGCAAG
The window above is part of the Azospirillum sp. TSH58 genome. Proteins encoded here:
- the infB gene encoding translation initiation factor IF-2; the protein is MTDSNDQDQKKVLHLSGSGKGKLELKKPVETQVRQSFSHGRSKPVTVEVKRKRAVEKGALPGVADGGAAARQAAQGIPVRGVPGQRQRGGGGAVRQLTNQEREARIRALQGAAEDNRRRAEEEAEAAVLAAEAAARAAEEAASQPAQAVEEEPEILDAETLRQRELAELRGIEEAERAKAQEAERRRQEEEAKRKEADEAKRKDTEQTRPQGAGARPAAGGAGARTAATTEAPAARGPGAPAAPRFGEEEDDRRGKPGNKKAPAPAPVRKAAPGADRRKGSKMTVSQALSDEGGERTRSLAAVRRARERERLRQMSRQETQKVTRDVVLPEVITVQELANRMAERGADVIKQLMRMGVMATINQTIDADTAELIIAEFGHRVRRVSEADVEVGLRLNDDAETALVPRPPVVTIMGHVDHGKTSLLDALRQTDVVSREAGGITQHIGAYQVQLESGAKITFIDTPGHAAFTEMRARGANVTDVVVLVVAANDGVMPQTIEAIHHAKAAKVPIIVAINKIDLPDAKPDRVRQELLQHELVVEELGGDIQTVEVSAKAKRNLDKLEEAILLQAEILELKANPERTAEGVVVEAKLERGRGSVATVLVQRGTLKVGDVFVTGSEWGRVRALVNDRGQSVEQAAPASPVEVLGLNGTPLAGDDFTVVESEARAREIAEFRQRKKREAANAASARGSLQDMFSRIQAGEAKELPVVIKGDVQGSIEAISNALEKLTAENTEVKVRVLHASVGAINESDITLANASNAMVIGFNVRANPQARDMAKRDGVEIRYYSIIYNVIDDVKAALTGMLSPTLRERFIGYAEIREVFNITKVGKVAGCMVTQGTVKRGAGCRLLRDNVVIHEGTLKTLKRFKDEVKEVREGYECGMAFENYDNILAGDIIEAFEIEEVAREL
- the rbfA gene encoding 30S ribosome-binding factor RbfA; protein product: MRKKHDLAGKPPSQRQLRIGEEIRHALADLFRRGDFHDPELADLNVTVTEVRISPDLRNATAFVTPLGGGAMDETLTALRRAAPFLRGQVARAINLRHAPTLSFEADTSFDYAGRIDDILHSPAVARDVGYRSLADRVNGDDDHDDEDDGWDEEEDENATDDLDGDDDIDDGDDDDEDEGNGGEGEGRRGS
- the truB gene encoding tRNA pseudouridine(55) synthase TruB → MARKRKGEPIHGWIVLDKPAGMTSTQALSKVRRHLNAEKAGHGGTLDPIATGILPIALGEATKTVSYAMDGEKTYRFTVAWGTRTTTDDREGTAVETSAVRPDAEAIRAALPAFLGFVEQIPPQYCALKINGERAYDMAREGEVVDIAPRTVRIDRLELIETPDADHAVLEVDCGKGTYVRSIARDLAQRLGTVGHIRDLRRLRVGSFTLDGAISLDDLTAMEQGAAVERLLLPIETALDDIPALALTDAEAHRLKHGQTVALLTRQDRERLTALRGDVGGDGTVIALFGGKPVALARVEGAEVRPVRVLNL